The Devosia sp. YIM 151766 genome includes a region encoding these proteins:
- a CDS encoding acyl-CoA thioesterase, with product MPNDAAQPRGELTIRTLAMPADTNPAGDIFGGWVLSQMDIAGSIAAHERVRGRTVTVAVEAMTFISPVKVGDVLCVYTTIERIGTTSITVGVEAWARRNRQDDRVKVTEGRFVYVAIDDSGKKAPIPPA from the coding sequence ATGCCGAACGACGCTGCCCAGCCCAGGGGCGAACTGACCATCCGCACCCTGGCCATGCCCGCCGACACCAATCCCGCCGGCGACATTTTCGGCGGCTGGGTGCTCAGCCAGATGGATATTGCCGGCTCCATTGCCGCCCATGAACGCGTCAGGGGTCGCACCGTCACGGTCGCCGTGGAAGCCATGACCTTCATCTCCCCGGTCAAGGTGGGCGATGTGCTCTGCGTCTATACGACGATCGAGAGGATCGGCACCACGTCCATCACCGTGGGAGTGGAAGCCTGGGCCCGGCGCAACCGCCAGGACGACCGGGTGAAAGTGACCGAAGGCCGTTTCGTCTATGTGGCCATTGACGACAGCGGCAAGAAGGCGCCCATCCCACCCGCCTGA
- a CDS encoding thymidine kinase — translation MAKLYFSYAAMNAGKSTLLLQAAHNYRERGLRVLLFTCAAYAGGQPGTISSRLGISEPAELYDDDDDLFQRIRDYAQESKIDCVFLDEVQCLTREHVWQLARVADRLNIPVMCYGLRTDFLGRPFPGAVELLAIADNLREIRTICHCGAKATMVVRRNEHGRVQTDGSNIAPEKADYVSLCRRHWEEAFGRWPVKGP, via the coding sequence ATGGCCAAACTCTACTTCTCTTATGCGGCAATGAATGCGGGTAAATCTACCCTCTTGCTGCAAGCCGCCCACAATTACCGCGAACGCGGCCTGCGGGTCCTGTTGTTCACCTGCGCCGCCTATGCGGGCGGCCAGCCGGGAACGATCAGTTCGCGTCTGGGCATTTCCGAGCCCGCCGAGCTCTATGACGACGATGACGATCTGTTCCAGCGCATCCGCGATTATGCCCAGGAATCCAAGATCGATTGCGTTTTCCTCGACGAGGTACAGTGCCTGACGCGCGAGCATGTCTGGCAATTGGCCCGTGTCGCCGATCGCCTGAATATTCCGGTGATGTGCTACGGGCTGCGCACCGATTTTCTCGGTCGCCCCTTCCCCGGCGCGGTGGAACTTCTCGCCATTGCCGATAATCTGCGCGAAATCCGCACCATTTGCCATTGCGGCGCCAAGGCCACCATGGTCGTGCGGCGCAATGAGCATGGCCGCGTGCAGACCGATGGCAGTAACATAGCGCCCGAAAAGGCCGATTATGTTTCCCTCTGCCGCCGGCATTGGGAGGAAGCCTTCGGCCGCTGGCCGGTGAAAGGACCCTAG
- a CDS encoding DMT family transporter has protein sequence MSRPLATALLLVCTMFWGFAFIAQKSAMDSMGPLSFAGTRYLLGGLLVLPLALHERRRKPVTLTRLHWLFIAAMSTVFFLGSWLQQAGLATTTATNGGFLTGLYVFFVPLLGYVLFRTRAHPIIFVGVPLALVGIYYLNGGGLDSFNSGDWLIVGSAVFWALHVILLGHVARLTGLPIFVSAMSFLFAGLVASAIALGAEAPTVEAIAGGWMEIAYAAIFSTAVGFTLQAVGQQHVPPANVAIILSAESLFAALGGALILGERLPPVGYAGATLIFAAIFMVEAVPPLWARRKTHAPRITN, from the coding sequence ATGTCCCGCCCCCTCGCCACCGCCCTGCTGCTCGTCTGCACCATGTTCTGGGGCTTCGCCTTCATCGCCCAGAAATCGGCGATGGATAGCATGGGGCCGCTGAGCTTTGCCGGGACACGCTATCTGCTCGGCGGCCTTCTCGTCCTGCCGCTCGCCCTGCATGAGCGCCGCCGCAAGCCGGTCACGCTCACCCGCTTGCATTGGCTTTTCATCGCCGCCATGAGCACGGTCTTTTTCCTCGGCTCCTGGCTGCAACAGGCGGGGCTGGCCACCACCACCGCCACCAATGGCGGCTTTCTCACCGGGCTCTATGTCTTCTTCGTGCCGCTGCTCGGCTATGTCCTGTTCCGCACCCGCGCCCATCCGATCATTTTCGTCGGCGTGCCCCTGGCCCTGGTCGGCATCTATTATTTGAACGGCGGCGGCCTCGACAGCTTCAATAGCGGCGATTGGCTGATCGTGGGCAGCGCCGTCTTCTGGGCCCTGCATGTCATCCTGCTCGGTCATGTGGCGCGCCTGACCGGACTGCCCATCTTCGTCTCGGCCATGAGCTTTCTCTTTGCCGGCCTTGTCGCCAGCGCCATCGCCCTGGGCGCCGAAGCGCCGACCGTCGAGGCCATTGCCGGCGGCTGGATGGAAATCGCCTATGCCGCCATATTCTCCACGGCCGTGGGCTTCACGCTTCAGGCGGTGGGGCAGCAACATGTGCCTCCGGCCAATGTCGCCATCATCCTTTCGGCCGAAAGCCTCTTTGCCGCCCTGGGCGGGGCCCTGATCCTGGGCGAACGCCTGCCGCCGGTGGGCTATGCCGGAGCCACGCTGATTTTCGCGGCCATTTTCATGGTGGAGGCGGTGCCCCCGCTCTGGGCGCGGCGCAAGACCCACGCGCCCCGCATCACCAATTGA
- the hemH gene encoding ferrochelatase, with the protein MSAQLSPAHSPASNEKIGVLLINLGTPDGTDYWSVRRYLGEFLSDPRVIETPKWLWWPLLNLGILSTRPQKSGEAYALIWDREQNDSPLRVITKAQQVNLAQRLAGENIVVDYAMRYGNPSIRSALDKMEQEGCRRILLVPLYPQYSATTTATANDKAFDALRNMRWQPAVRTAPAYYADPQYVAALGDSIRDGVAALDFEPDVVLTSYHGLPQSYVDRGDPYERHCHETTRLACEYLGWPAEKMKVTFQSRFGPTQWLTPATDTTLEELPKQGKKKVAVLAPAFHADCIETLEEISIAGRESFLKAGGEKFAYISCLNDSTASMDFIEAMVRRELSGWL; encoded by the coding sequence ATGTCCGCACAGCTTTCTCCCGCCCATTCGCCCGCTTCCAATGAGAAGATCGGCGTCCTGCTGATCAATCTGGGAACGCCGGACGGCACGGATTATTGGAGCGTGCGCCGCTATCTGGGCGAGTTCCTGTCCGATCCGCGCGTCATCGAGACGCCGAAATGGCTGTGGTGGCCGCTGCTCAATCTCGGCATTCTCAGCACCCGCCCGCAGAAAAGCGGCGAGGCCTATGCGCTGATCTGGGACCGGGAGCAGAATGACAGTCCGTTGCGCGTTATCACCAAGGCGCAGCAGGTCAATCTGGCGCAGCGCCTGGCGGGCGAGAACATCGTCGTGGATTATGCCATGCGCTATGGCAATCCCTCGATCCGGAGCGCGCTGGACAAGATGGAGCAGGAGGGCTGCCGCAGAATCCTGCTGGTGCCGCTCTATCCGCAATATTCGGCGACGACGACGGCAACGGCCAATGACAAGGCGTTCGACGCGCTGCGCAATATGCGCTGGCAGCCGGCGGTGCGCACGGCACCGGCCTATTACGCCGATCCGCAATATGTCGCGGCTTTGGGCGATTCCATCCGCGATGGCGTCGCGGCGCTGGATTTCGAGCCGGATGTGGTGCTGACCTCCTATCACGGCTTGCCGCAGAGCTATGTCGATCGCGGCGATCCCTATGAGCGGCATTGCCACGAGACCACGCGGCTGGCCTGCGAATATCTCGGCTGGCCCGCCGAGAAGATGAAGGTCACCTTCCAGTCGCGCTTCGGGCCGACGCAATGGCTGACGCCGGCGACCGACACGACGCTGGAAGAGCTGCCCAAGCAGGGCAAGAAGAAGGTGGCGGTGCTGGCCCCGGCCTTCCACGCCGATTGCATCGAGACGCTGGAAGAGATTTCCATCGCCGGCCGCGAGAGCTTCCTCAAGGCCGGCGGCGAGAAATTCGCCTATATTTCCTGCCTCAATGACAGTACCGCCAGCATGGATTTCATCGAAGCCATGGTGCGGCGCGAATTGTCGGGCTGGCTCTGA
- a CDS encoding DUF2147 domain-containing protein, whose protein sequence is MTRLSRYILAIILGLATALPAMASPVGQWEIEFGDSRYDVTMCGDGTQLCAELIWLGNGADNAENMPYLNTLLIDRATPVRPGQWRGKLHLFGQTADGTITQVNAGQITLRGCVVFVICKSYDLYRMAP, encoded by the coding sequence ATGACCAGATTGTCCCGCTATATCCTCGCCATCATCCTCGGCCTTGCCACGGCTTTGCCGGCAATGGCCTCGCCGGTGGGCCAATGGGAGATCGAGTTCGGGGATTCCCGCTATGACGTGACCATGTGCGGGGACGGCACGCAATTATGTGCCGAGCTGATCTGGCTGGGCAATGGCGCCGACAATGCCGAGAACATGCCTTATCTCAACACCCTTTTGATCGACCGCGCCACGCCGGTCCGGCCGGGTCAGTGGCGGGGCAAGCTGCATCTTTTCGGCCAGACTGCCGATGGCACGATCACCCAGGTGAATGCCGGCCAGATCACGCTCAGGGGCTGCGTTGTTTTCGTGATCTGCAAGAGCTACGATCTTTATCGGATGGCGCCGTAA
- a CDS encoding SDR family oxidoreductase, translated as MQKTSETTTNQTALVTGAGDRIGAAIAFALAMHGHAVIIHYRSDAAGAQAMQARIRAAGGRAEILAADLGQRAQRRTLIARAAEFFGPLTLLVNNASIFEPDSARDVDEDLWDAHFAVHAEAPIFLARDFAAQLPAGVEGNIVNMIDERVLHPTPGFFSYYLSKSVLWTATRTLAQSLAPAIRVNAIGPGPVLPNSRQTQAEFDSSVKALPLQRHAGPEAIANAVLAILSMPSFTGQLLALDGGEHLEYLPKNGPTPSL; from the coding sequence ATGCAGAAGACCAGCGAAACCACCACGAATCAGACCGCCCTGGTCACCGGGGCCGGCGACCGCATCGGCGCGGCTATCGCCTTCGCGCTGGCCATGCACGGCCATGCCGTCATCATCCATTACCGCTCGGATGCCGCGGGCGCCCAGGCGATGCAGGCGCGCATCCGCGCCGCGGGCGGCCGCGCCGAAATCCTCGCGGCCGATCTGGGCCAGCGCGCCCAGCGCCGCACGCTCATCGCCCGCGCCGCCGAATTTTTCGGGCCGCTGACCCTGCTCGTCAACAATGCCTCCATCTTCGAGCCGGATTCGGCCCGCGATGTCGACGAGGACCTCTGGGACGCCCATTTCGCCGTTCATGCCGAAGCCCCGATCTTCCTGGCGCGCGATTTCGCCGCCCAATTGCCCGCAGGCGTGGAGGGCAATATCGTCAACATGATCGACGAGCGGGTCCTGCATCCCACGCCCGGTTTCTTCAGCTATTACCTGTCCAAATCGGTGCTTTGGACCGCTACCCGCACCCTGGCGCAATCGCTGGCGCCGGCCATCCGCGTCAACGCCATCGGCCCCGGCCCGGTCCTGCCCAATTCGCGCCAGACCCAGGCCGAATTCGATTCCTCGGTAAAGGCCCTGCCGCTGCAACGCCATGCCGGTCCCGAAGCCATTGCCAACGCCGTGCTCGCTATCCTCTCCATGCCGTCCTTCACCGGGCAATTGCTGGCGCTCGATGGCGGCGAACATCTCGAATATTTGCCCAAGAACGGGCCGACGCCCAGCTTATGA
- a CDS encoding LysR family transcriptional regulator translates to MMQDIGRIRAFVQVFDAGGFSAAARQHGRSKALLSKYVTDLEDYLGVRLMNRTTRKLNLTEAGEVYYREVSALLQQLDDLDATISDQTSEPRGLLRVSAPRNFGESTLAPAMFEYLRTYPKVSLDLRLEDRYVDLVDEGIDLALRISTLADSSLIARKIADMHVVTGASPELLKRLGTPQHPEDLRHMPCIVDVNLQGQSNWRFTEDGKTISVPVTGPVRVNSPLAARTAAIMGLGLVTLPSYLADPAVERGELVPVLTDFLPKGQTLQAVYPHRRHLAGKVRALIDHLVEWFAAHPIK, encoded by the coding sequence ATGATGCAAGACATCGGCCGCATTCGTGCTTTCGTTCAGGTCTTCGATGCCGGCGGGTTTTCGGCGGCGGCGCGCCAGCATGGCCGGTCCAAGGCGCTGCTCAGCAAATATGTGACCGATCTGGAAGATTATCTCGGTGTGCGGCTGATGAACCGCACGACCAGGAAGCTCAACCTGACCGAGGCGGGGGAGGTCTATTATCGCGAGGTCTCGGCGCTATTGCAGCAGCTCGACGACCTGGACGCCACGATCAGCGACCAGACCAGCGAGCCGCGCGGCCTGTTGCGGGTCTCGGCGCCGCGCAATTTCGGCGAATCGACATTGGCGCCGGCAATGTTCGAATATCTCCGGACATATCCCAAAGTGTCGCTCGATCTGCGGCTGGAGGACCGTTATGTCGACTTGGTCGACGAGGGCATCGACCTGGCCCTGCGCATTTCGACCCTGGCGGATTCCTCGCTGATCGCCCGCAAGATCGCCGACATGCATGTGGTGACCGGGGCCTCGCCGGAATTGCTGAAACGGCTCGGTACGCCCCAGCATCCCGAGGATTTGCGGCATATGCCCTGCATTGTCGACGTCAACTTGCAGGGGCAGTCCAATTGGCGTTTCACCGAGGACGGCAAGACGATTTCCGTGCCGGTCACCGGGCCGGTGCGGGTCAATTCGCCGCTGGCGGCGCGCACCGCGGCGATCATGGGCCTCGGTTTGGTCACCTTGCCGTCCTATCTCGCCGATCCGGCGGTGGAGCGGGGCGAACTCGTGCCGGTGCTGACGGACTTTCTGCCCAAGGGGCAGACCTTGCAGGCCGTCTATCCGCATCGGCGGCATCTGGCGGGCAAGGTCCGGGCGCTGATCGACCATCTGGTGGAGTGGTTCGCCGCCCATCCGATCAAATAG
- a CDS encoding SH3 domain-containing protein, producing the protein MHRQTRKKLLNIVTGIAVAAAAALVFLPAAQAAPGAATANVNVRSGPGTSHGVISTLHRGQQVDVQRCQGSWCLVRARGVNGWVSASYLSTSGRPVNPSNPGLSFGFTIGGPDGPQINIGVGNQPQRPGPRPPPIVRPVAEVCFFDRTNFRGTSICAKQGESIRDLGNWTDRISSINNPSRVRVEVCSEVAFRNCRTYSTSASSLGDFDKYIASIRVR; encoded by the coding sequence ATGCACCGTCAGACTCGCAAGAAACTGCTCAATATCGTCACCGGCATTGCCGTGGCTGCTGCCGCAGCGCTGGTATTCCTGCCGGCGGCACAGGCCGCGCCCGGCGCCGCCACCGCCAATGTCAATGTGCGCTCCGGCCCGGGCACCAGTCATGGAGTCATCAGCACCCTGCATCGCGGCCAGCAGGTTGACGTTCAACGCTGCCAGGGCTCGTGGTGCCTGGTGCGAGCCCGCGGCGTCAATGGCTGGGTTTCCGCCAGCTATCTCTCGACCAGCGGCCGGCCGGTAAATCCATCCAATCCGGGCCTGTCCTTCGGCTTCACCATTGGCGGTCCGGATGGCCCGCAGATCAATATCGGCGTCGGCAATCAGCCGCAGCGCCCCGGCCCGCGCCCACCGCCGATCGTTCGCCCGGTTGCCGAGGTCTGCTTCTTCGATCGCACCAATTTCCGCGGCACCAGCATCTGCGCCAAGCAGGGTGAGAGCATCCGCGATCTCGGCAATTGGACCGACCGCATCTCCTCGATTAACAATCCGTCGCGTGTCCGCGTCGAAGTCTGTTCGGAAGTGGCATTCCGCAATTGCCGCACTTACAGCACCAGCGCCTCGAGCCTCGGTGATTTCGACAAATATATCGCCTCGATCCGCGTCCGCTGA
- a CDS encoding SH3 domain-containing protein: MALNRKLLTTGLATLGLLVTTIAASAAPAVATGNVNVRSGPGTSYGVVDTLRRGEQVDVQHCRGSWCFVEKRGPNGWVSANYLSSGDRGWNRPPPPPPVWTPPRPPRPPHWNPRPRPQPPHWNSNPRPVYPVRPGNPGASFCFNGPNGYFCMNS; encoded by the coding sequence ATGGCTCTTAACAGGAAACTGCTCACGACCGGCCTGGCCACGCTCGGCCTCCTGGTCACCACCATCGCCGCCTCGGCCGCCCCGGCTGTCGCCACCGGCAATGTCAATGTCCGCTCCGGCCCCGGCACCAGCTATGGCGTCGTCGATACGCTGCGCCGCGGCGAACAGGTTGACGTCCAGCATTGTCGCGGCAGCTGGTGCTTTGTCGAAAAGCGCGGCCCCAATGGCTGGGTCTCGGCCAATTATCTCAGCAGCGGCGATCGCGGCTGGAACCGCCCGCCCCCGCCGCCGCCGGTCTGGACGCCACCGCGCCCGCCGCGCCCGCCCCATTGGAATCCGCGGCCGCGTCCGCAGCCCCCGCATTGGAATTCCAATCCGCGGCCGGTCTATCCGGTTCGCCCCGGAAATCCCGGCGCCAGCTTCTGCTTTAATGGCCCCAATGGCTATTTCTGCATGAATAGCTGA
- a CDS encoding CBS domain-containing protein codes for MHVETILQTKGITVHTLPETGTLADAIALLNTHNIGALVITGQNDAIAGILSERDIVRQLGRNPTGALAANIAACMTKGVITCERLTPIADVMERMTSRRIRHMPVIEDGKLVGIVSIGDVVKQKIEQVEQEAEALRDYIAG; via the coding sequence ATGCACGTTGAGACTATCCTGCAGACCAAGGGCATTACGGTCCACACGCTTCCCGAAACCGGCACGCTGGCCGATGCCATTGCCCTGCTCAATACCCACAATATCGGCGCCCTGGTCATTACCGGCCAAAACGACGCCATTGCCGGCATCCTCTCCGAGCGCGACATCGTCCGCCAGCTCGGCCGCAACCCCACGGGCGCGCTGGCCGCCAATATCGCCGCCTGCATGACCAAGGGGGTGATCACCTGCGAGCGCCTGACCCCCATCGCCGATGTCATGGAGCGCATGACCAGCCGTCGCATCCGCCACATGCCGGTGATCGAGGACGGCAAGCTGGTCGGCATCGTCTCCATCGGCGACGTGGTCAAGCAGAAGATCGAGCAGGTGGAACAGGAAGCCGAGGCCCTGCGCGACTATATCGCCGGCTGA
- a CDS encoding pyridoxal phosphate-dependent aminotransferase encodes MGFLSDALGRVAPSATVAISQQARLMAQEGKDIIALSAGEPDFDTPENVRDAAKRAMDEGKTRYTNVDGIAELKEAVAAKFRRDNRLEVSAADCFVASGGKQIIFNALMATLNPGDEVVVPVPYWVSYPEIVRLCGAEPVFAVADASTGFKLKPEALEAAITPRTKWLILNTPSNPTGAAYSAAELKGLAEVLMRHPHVHVLTDDIYEVLVYDGKSFATIAQVEPGLQARTLTMNGVSKSHAMTGWRIGYCTGPRPLLAAMTKLQGQSTTNASSISQWAAVEALTGPQDFLKEWREVFQQRRDMVVAGLNANTGLDCLTPEGAFYVFPSCQRLLGKRSAGGKMLATDEDFVMALLEEQGVALVHGAAFGLPGHFRLSYAASNAELEEAVRRIQGFCAGIS; translated from the coding sequence ATGGGTTTTCTTTCCGATGCATTGGGGCGGGTGGCGCCATCGGCGACGGTAGCGATCAGCCAGCAGGCGCGGCTGATGGCGCAGGAGGGCAAGGACATCATCGCGCTCTCCGCCGGCGAACCGGATTTCGACACGCCGGAAAATGTCCGCGACGCCGCCAAACGCGCCATGGACGAGGGCAAGACGCGCTATACCAATGTGGATGGCATTGCCGAACTCAAGGAAGCGGTGGCGGCCAAGTTCCGCCGCGATAACCGGCTGGAGGTGAGTGCCGCCGATTGCTTTGTCGCCTCGGGTGGCAAGCAGATCATCTTCAACGCGTTGATGGCGACGCTCAATCCGGGCGACGAGGTGGTGGTGCCGGTGCCCTATTGGGTGAGCTATCCGGAAATCGTGCGGCTCTGCGGCGCGGAGCCGGTATTCGCGGTGGCCGATGCCTCGACCGGCTTCAAGCTTAAGCCGGAGGCGCTGGAGGCGGCGATTACGCCCAGAACCAAGTGGCTGATCCTCAATACGCCGTCAAATCCGACCGGCGCGGCCTATTCGGCGGCGGAATTGAAGGGGCTGGCCGAGGTGCTGATGCGACATCCGCATGTGCATGTCCTGACCGACGACATCTATGAAGTGCTGGTCTATGACGGCAAGTCCTTTGCGACCATCGCCCAGGTGGAGCCCGGCTTGCAGGCCCGGACACTGACCATGAACGGGGTCTCGAAATCCCATGCCATGACCGGATGGCGCATCGGCTATTGCACCGGGCCCCGGCCGCTGCTGGCGGCGATGACCAAGTTGCAGGGGCAATCCACCACCAATGCCTCGTCCATTTCGCAATGGGCGGCAGTGGAGGCGCTGACCGGACCGCAGGATTTCCTCAAGGAATGGCGCGAGGTGTTCCAGCAGCGCCGCGACATGGTGGTGGCAGGGCTCAATGCCAATACCGGGCTCGATTGCCTGACCCCGGAAGGCGCGTTCTACGTGTTTCCCTCCTGCCAGAGATTGCTGGGCAAGCGAAGCGCCGGCGGCAAAATGCTGGCGACGGACGAGGATTTCGTCATGGCGCTGCTGGAGGAGCAGGGGGTGGCGCTGGTGCATGGCGCGGCTTTCGGCCTGCCGGGGCATTTCCGCCTCAGCTATGCGGCGAGCAATGCCGAACTGGAGGAAGCGGTGCGGCGAATCCAGGGATTCTGCGCGGGTATTTCCTGA
- a CDS encoding DUF1007 family protein, with product MGFSGWRKWVAATALAWLGTSLPAVAHPHIFIDAQVEIGFDEAGRLSALHHSWTFDTAFSVWMVQGLDANGNGVVEPEEMQELADENMLGLADYDFYTVAGDGMDFVATGDQRMRYEDNRVTLDFTIEAVEPQPVGGRFELGVYDAEYYVAIAFDDVADVALKNAAADCTIRLEPPTPMSREIEERLYALGPEVLELPPDLAAAMRGTQGMIVLTCGAARPPANAVEAVNEMAQGRAATPFGGPPPEVGLNLPRTGFFGWLQQQQRDFYMALTGALDALRSDWTAFWVLGGLSFLYGVFHAAGPGHGKVVISSYVMANERQLRQGVVLSGISALMQALVAIAFVLVLAGLLNLTSTAMGEAAHWVGVVSYGLVALLGLWLVLRKVFGWGHSHGAHDGHHHHDHADHDHMHHAVGPGDIRGDWREQLGVVLAVGLRPCSGALVVLVFALSQGLLAAGIVSVLLMSLGTAITVASLATLAVMAKGLAARIGGAESALAGHIVWWAELAGAVLVLGFGVLLLIASF from the coding sequence TTGGGTTTCTCGGGCTGGCGCAAATGGGTCGCCGCAACGGCATTGGCATGGCTTGGAACGTCCCTGCCGGCGGTGGCGCATCCTCATATCTTTATCGACGCACAGGTCGAAATCGGCTTCGATGAGGCGGGCCGGCTCTCGGCGCTTCATCACAGCTGGACCTTCGACACTGCGTTTTCCGTGTGGATGGTGCAGGGGCTCGATGCCAATGGCAATGGCGTGGTCGAGCCGGAGGAAATGCAGGAACTGGCCGACGAGAACATGCTCGGGCTGGCTGATTACGATTTCTACACCGTGGCCGGAGACGGCATGGATTTCGTCGCGACCGGCGACCAGCGCATGCGCTACGAGGACAATAGGGTCACGCTGGATTTCACCATCGAGGCGGTAGAGCCGCAACCGGTGGGCGGGCGTTTCGAGCTGGGCGTCTACGACGCCGAATATTACGTCGCCATCGCCTTCGACGATGTGGCGGATGTGGCGCTGAAGAATGCGGCGGCGGATTGCACGATCCGGCTCGAACCACCGACGCCGATGTCGCGCGAGATCGAGGAACGGCTTTATGCGCTGGGGCCGGAAGTGCTGGAATTGCCGCCCGACCTGGCGGCGGCGATGCGCGGCACGCAGGGCATGATCGTGCTGACCTGCGGCGCGGCGCGGCCGCCGGCAAATGCGGTGGAGGCGGTGAACGAAATGGCGCAGGGCCGGGCAGCGACGCCTTTCGGCGGGCCGCCGCCGGAAGTAGGACTCAACCTGCCGCGCACCGGCTTTTTCGGCTGGCTGCAACAGCAGCAACGCGATTTCTACATGGCGCTGACCGGGGCGCTGGACGCGCTGCGCAGCGATTGGACCGCCTTCTGGGTGCTGGGCGGGCTGAGCTTTCTCTATGGCGTGTTCCATGCCGCCGGACCGGGGCACGGCAAGGTGGTGATTTCTTCCTATGTGATGGCCAATGAGCGGCAATTGCGCCAGGGCGTGGTGCTGAGCGGCATTTCGGCCTTGATGCAGGCATTGGTGGCCATCGCCTTCGTGCTGGTGCTGGCGGGATTGCTGAACCTGACCAGCACGGCCATGGGCGAGGCGGCCCATTGGGTCGGCGTGGTTTCCTATGGCCTGGTGGCGCTGCTGGGGCTGTGGCTGGTGCTGCGCAAGGTCTTTGGCTGGGGCCATAGCCATGGCGCACACGATGGACATCATCATCATGACCATGCCGATCACGACCATATGCATCATGCCGTGGGGCCGGGGGATATTCGCGGCGATTGGCGGGAGCAATTGGGCGTGGTGCTGGCGGTCGGATTGCGGCCCTGTTCGGGGGCGCTGGTGGTGCTGGTCTTCGCGCTGTCGCAGGGCTTGCTGGCCGCCGGCATCGTCTCGGTATTGCTGATGTCGCTCGGTACGGCGATCACCGTGGCGAGCCTGGCGACGCTGGCGGTGATGGCCAAGGGGCTGGCGGCGCGCATTGGCGGGGCGGAAAGCGCCCTGGCTGGCCATATCGTGTGGTGGGCGGAACTGGCGGGCGCGGTCTTAGTGCTGGGTTTCGGCGTTCTGCTGCTGATTGCCAGCTTCTAG
- a CDS encoding DoxX family protein → MQKAGWVLSGLIALFMLAASVAPKLLQLDIASEPMAVVGWPPKYLVLIGLIELACVVLFLIPRTALLGALLFTGLLGGALAANLRVDNPLFSHTLFSLYLGIAVWVALWLRDEKVREILPLRR, encoded by the coding sequence ATGCAAAAAGCCGGATGGGTGCTGAGCGGGTTGATCGCGCTGTTCATGCTGGCGGCGTCGGTGGCGCCGAAATTACTGCAACTCGATATCGCCAGCGAGCCGATGGCGGTGGTCGGCTGGCCGCCGAAATATCTGGTGCTGATCGGGCTGATCGAGCTGGCCTGCGTGGTGCTGTTCCTCATTCCCCGCACCGCCTTGCTGGGAGCTCTATTGTTCACCGGACTTCTGGGCGGGGCGCTGGCGGCCAATCTGCGGGTCGATAATCCACTGTTCAGCCATACGCTGTTCAGCCTTTATCTCGGCATTGCCGTCTGGGTGGCTTTGTGGCTGCGGGATGAGAAGGTGCGGGAAATATTGCCGCTTCGGCGCTAG